The following coding sequences lie in one Cyanobacterium sp. Dongsha4 genomic window:
- a CDS encoding queuosine precursor transporter, whose product MKQNFSSHQETIFLILSAIFIGCLICSNLIIQKFFTANIFSLNFELSVGIIPYPITFLCTDLISEIYGKNKANQVVIAGFISSLFILLIMTIANTVEAVSWSPISQETFNQVFGLFTPAVIASLLAYLVAQFIDIRMFHFWKNLTEGKHLWLRNNGSTIVSQLIDTSLVLLVLCIFGVIAWDKFSDLFINGFTFKLLFALADTPFFYLGVWLIQPKLVHN is encoded by the coding sequence ATGAAACAAAATTTTTCCTCTCACCAAGAAACTATATTCCTAATTTTGTCCGCCATTTTTATCGGTTGTTTAATATGCTCTAATCTAATCATTCAAAAGTTTTTTACAGCTAACATATTTTCTCTCAATTTTGAACTTTCAGTTGGTATTATTCCCTATCCTATTACTTTTCTCTGTACTGATTTAATTTCAGAAATTTACGGTAAAAATAAAGCGAATCAAGTAGTAATTGCAGGTTTTATAAGTAGCCTTTTTATTTTACTAATTATGACTATTGCCAACACAGTAGAAGCCGTTTCATGGTCTCCCATTAGTCAAGAAACATTTAATCAAGTATTTGGCTTATTTACACCAGCAGTAATCGCATCCTTATTAGCTTATTTAGTTGCTCAATTCATTGATATTAGAATGTTTCATTTTTGGAAAAATTTAACGGAAGGAAAACATTTATGGCTAAGGAATAATGGTTCAACAATTGTTTCTCAGCTTATTGATACTAGCTTAGTTTTATTAGTTTTATGTATTTTTGGCGTGATAGCTTGGGATAAATTCTCAGACTTATTTATTAACGGTTTCACTTTTAAATTATTATTTGCTCTGGCAGATACTCCTTTTTTTTACTTAGGTGTATGGTTAATTCAGCCCAAATTAGTTCATAATTAA